The DNA region CCCCTACTGTTTTCCGGCGCAACATGTATTTAAAGTCCTGCGGGGACGCCCTCTCGTCCTCGCTGCTTCCCCATTCCCCTCACAGCTTCCCACCTTGACACCTGAGACAGCGAGCTGGTTTCGTTCTTCCTGTCCCAATCTGTCCATATCCCAAGCTGTCACACAAAGCTGCCAACATCATGTCCAACGTCTTCACCGAGCTCAAGACCCCTACCACGGGCACCTACAAGCAGCCCACCGGACTGTATGTGGcttctctttcttccccCATAGTGAACCACTCACCCTAACCCTGACTTGTAcagcttcatcaacaacgagTTCGTCGAGGGTGTCGAGAAGAAGACCTTTGAGGtcatcaaccccgccaccgAGGAGGTCATCTGCTCCGTTCACGAAGCCACCGAGGCCGACGTCGACATTGCCGTCAAGGCTGCTCGCGATGCCTTCGAGGGCCCGTGGCGCCAGGTTACCCCTCAGCAGCGTGGAAACTTGCTGCTTAAGCTTGCCGACCTGATCGAGAAGaaccttgagctccttgctTCCGTCGAGTCTCTTGACAATGGCAAGTCCATCACCATGGCTCGTGGAGATGTTGGCGCCGTTGTTGGTTGCATTCGGTACTATGGCGGCTGGGCCGACAAGATTGAGGGCAAGACGATTGATATTGCGCCAGACATGTTCCACTACACCAGACTCGAGCCGGTGCGTTGTCCTTGGGTACGAAGCCACCATAAACTGCTGATGCTAACTGTTGTGTCATTTAGATTGGCGTCTGCGGCCAGATCATCCCATGGAACTTCCCACTTCTGATGCTCGGCTGGAAGATTGGACCTGCTCTGGCTACCGGTAACACTGTTGTTCTCAAGACCGCTGAGCAAACGCCTTTGTCCGGTCTCGTCTTTGCTCAGTTCGTCAAGGAGGCTGGTTTCCCTCCCGGTGttctcaacatcatctctgGCTTCGGCAAGACTGCCGGCGCTGCCATCTCTTCCCACATGGACATCGACAAGGTCGCCTTTACTGGCTCCACTGTTGTTGGCCGCACCATCATGAAGGCCGCTGCCTCTTCTAACCTCAAGAAGGTCACCCTCGAGTTGGGCGGCAAGTCCCCCAATATCGTCTTCAACGATGCCGATATCGAGCAGACCATCAGCTGGGTCAACTTTGGTATCTACTTCAACCACGGCCAGTGCTGCTGCGCCGGATCTCGTATCTACGTGCAGTCCGGCATCTACGACAAGTTCGTCGCCGCTTTCAAGAAACGCGCTGAGGCGAACAAGGTCGGCGACCCATTCCACCCCGAGACCTTCCAAGGCCCCCAGGTGTCTCAGCTCCAATACGATCGTATCATGGAGTACATTGAGTCCGGCAAGAGCGAGGGCGCTACAGTCGAGACCGGTGGTGCCCGTCACGGTGACAAGGGCTACTTCATCCAgcccaccatcttcaccaacgtCAGCCCCAAGATGAAGATCATGCAGGAAGAGATCTTCGGCCCCGTCTGCGCTATCGCCAAGTTCgacaccgaggaggaggtcctCCAGATGGCCCACGACACCATTTATGGTCTTGCCTCTGCTGTCCACACCAAGGATCTCAACACCGCGATCCGGGTCGCCAACTCCCTCCGTGCCGGTACCGTCTGGGTCAACTGCTACAACCTGCTTTCGCACCAGCTGCCATTCGGTGGTTATGCTCAGAGTGGTATCGGGCGCGAGTTGGGTGAGGAGGCTTTGGCCAACTACACGCAACACAAGTCTGTCGCCATCAGATTGGGCGGTGCGTTGTTTGGTTAAGCGTCTTGCTGTCGGGATAGGGGTAAAAGTGGGTCTGGTTCAGGGGTAATGAATTGGGAGCTTGATGTATTCTCACAATGTAACGTACTCTGGGTTGCGGGTTGGACCTGATCTTTGGGTGTATCAGGGTTACGAAGTAATGACAAAACGCGATGATATTCGAACATTTTATGATACGTCTTCTTGAACCACGCGCTGTCATGTATGGCCAAATTATGGTCTTCCAAAGAAGTGATGATACATGTGCCTTTTGAAGGCCTTTGGCAATCCACGATATCTCTGCCATGTTTTTGACCGGTAGAGATCATAAACACAGCGTTGATCTCGGACTTGAAGGCGCATCCCTTTCTGCTTCCGGCCTTGTGGGCATACGGAGGGCAGTGCTCTCCGCCAGGGCACATCGGCTGGGCACATCGGCTCGGCCTCTCTCTGTGCAGGAGTCTGGGGGCGAGAATTCTCGGTTTCTTGGGGTTTGACCAGCTGCTGGAGGGCTCTTCCCAGGGCGATAGTTGATGGCATTTTGCATGCTTGAGTTTGATGGATAGGTTGGTGCTGGGGTGTCTTGTTGCTACCAATaggttgagaagaagattgaagGGATGAGGTTTGATGGACCGGTATTAGTGGTCTCTACCGCGTTATTTATGCATTTTGAGAGGAATCGGTGATGAGATTGAAACCTAAATTGACCTTGTTCCCAAGAGTGTGAGACAGACATGTCTATCTGGACGGGCCTGGTGACGATTCTAAGTGCTGCAAGACTAATCCGGTATCAGGGGACATTACCTAAAACTCTTGAAAAATGAACTGTTTGTTGAAGAAATAGCGGGTGAGGCGTTGCGTTTGGGTGTTTGTGGCCCTGAATATGCCGTGGGATAATGAGAGAGGGCACGTGAGAGGATGAGTGGTCTTGCTAGCCTTGGTCAGGCTTGCAAGTAGGTCTTGCCATTTTAACGATGGGCGACTTGGTGGTTCTTTCCTCATGGGCATAGGCAAACTAAACACCTGCCTACACCTGAAACGGGACCCCACCACGTCACATTTCCACATGTTCAGGTTGGCTTATTGCAACTGAGCTGGACGCATATTTTCCGCTGGACTTCCAATATGTAGCATATGAAAAAGAAACAGTCCCATTCAAGCTAGCTATACCGACAGCAGCAAAACCTGTAAGAGATTGTCCAGGACCAACTAGACCTTTGCTAATTCCGTTTCCTCGTCACCTTCTTGATGACCtttctcatcccatctccgaccttctcgccctcctccctcgccttctccagccCGCCTGGTTTCAGCCCACCAGGCAAGaaccaccacatcaacaaaaTGAATATGAGAATCGCCAGACAGATCGGCTGCAACACTTCCACCCCCCTACTCTGAGCGATGGCCCCCACCGCAAACGGGAACAGTGCCGCGCCCCCTCCGCCGAATGCTGCAGCAAATCCAATCGCTGAAACATGATAATCGCTCGGCAGCAACTTTGTCGCCGCCACAATCGCCGCCGGAAATAACGGACCCAAGAAGAAACCCAAGAACGTCGCAAAGGTTGCCGATGCCGCGAAGTTGGGTACAGTCCAGTAGAGGACTTGCATCACAATCGAGAGCACCAGATAGATGGTGATGGCAAGCTTTTCTCCTATCCTCCCTGTGACAaaacccaacaccacccgtcCCACTGTCAATCCAAGCCAGAAGAAAGTAACAGTCAGACCAGCCAGAAAAGGTTCAGCATTGCGGACTCGCAACATAAACGTCGTGATCCACCCTCCCAGCGACACCTCGGCGCCTACATACCCAAGCAGGAACATGGCGAGGATCCAAGTAATGGGTTCTTTGAGCACTGTTCGAGTCGTGGTTCTCTTTCCACCAGTGGTATCTAAAAACTGAGCTCTGTATAGCTTGGCCGTCGCCCTCCAGAATGCCGCCGTTAGGAATACGAGACCGACACCATCCAGACCAATCATCACATAGTAAAACGTGTACCACTCCAATCCTCCCTTGGTCACCATCGCTGTCGCAATCAAGGGTCCGATGGTGGCGCCTAGACCGTAAGCGCCGTGAAGAAGACCGAGAAGCTCATTGGCGTTGTGCATATTGCCTATCCAGGCGTTCCAAGCACTGTCTTCGATACCATTACCGTAGCCGGTGAAAGCTAGGACGACTGGCAGAACGGGATAGGGCGGGTGGAAGACAAGCGGAATGATACCAATGAGACGACAAACGGGACCGAGGACGGCGATA from Podospora pseudopauciseta strain CBS 411.78 chromosome 6, whole genome shotgun sequence includes:
- a CDS encoding hypothetical protein (EggNog:ENOG503Q4CM; COG:G), which codes for MSTASPDHVGVDNPNSSRKMDESIIPARDPEKVDLSEETTDEEASAPPLQQRWNQSATNIFRFLGTIYAFILMGMTDGAVGALLPYIETYYSISYTAVSLVFLSPFIGYTLAALSNSLVHHHFGQVGIAVLGPVCRLIGIIPLVFHPPYPVLPVVLAFTGYGNGIEDSAWNAWIGNMHNANELLGLLHGAYGLGATIGPLIATAMVTKGGLEWYTFYYVMIGLDGVGLVFLTAAFWRATAKLYRAQFLDTTGGKRTTTRTVLKEPITWILAMFLLGYVGAEVSLGGWITTFMLRVRNAEPFLAGLTVTFFWLGLTVGRVVLGFVTGRIGEKLAITIYLVLSIVMQVLYWTVPNFAASATFATFLGFFLGPLFPAAIVAATKLLPSDYHVSAIGFAAAFGGGGAALFPFAVGAIAQSRGVEVLQPICLAILIFILLMWWFLPGGLKPGGLEKAREEGEKVGDGMRKVIKKVTRKRN
- the ALD5 gene encoding aldehyde dehydrogenase (NAD(P)(+)) ald5 (COG:E; EggNog:ENOG503NW4N); the protein is MSNVFTELKTPTTGTYKQPTGLFINNEFVEGVEKKTFEVINPATEEVICSVHEATEADVDIAVKAARDAFEGPWRQVTPQQRGNLLLKLADLIEKNLELLASVESLDNGKSITMARGDVGAVVGCIRYYGGWADKIEGKTIDIAPDMFHYTRLEPIGVCGQIIPWNFPLLMLGWKIGPALATGNTVVLKTAEQTPLSGLVFAQFVKEAGFPPGVLNIISGFGKTAGAAISSHMDIDKVAFTGSTVVGRTIMKAAASSNLKKVTLELGGKSPNIVFNDADIEQTISWVNFGIYFNHGQCCCAGSRIYVQSGIYDKFVAAFKKRAEANKVGDPFHPETFQGPQVSQLQYDRIMEYIESGKSEGATVETGGARHGDKGYFIQPTIFTNVSPKMKIMQEEIFGPVCAIAKFDTEEEVLQMAHDTIYGLASAVHTKDLNTAIRVANSLRAGTVWVNCYNLLSHQLPFGGYAQSGIGRELGEEALANYTQHKSVAIRLGGALFG